The following is a genomic window from Streptomyces lincolnensis.
CGCCGACCGCGCCGCCGAGGCGCTCGTGCTGCACCGCATGCTCGGCGGGAACTCCGCCCACACCTGGGAGGAACAGTCCGCGCAGAGCCTGCTGACCGACCTGGTCAGCGGGGTCGTACCGGCACGGCAGCTGCTGCCCCGCGCGCGGGCGGCGGGACTGCCGGTCAACCGGCGCACCTTCGTCCCGCTGGTCGTGCGGGACGCCGATCCGGCCGAACTCGACCGGGTCCTGCGGCTGGTGGGCCTGCCCGGGCTCGTCGCCGAACTCGCCGACGGCGCCACCGCCGTCCTGCTGAGCCTGGCCCGGGACCAGGACGCCGCGGTGCTCACGGCGAACTTCGCGGCCCGGGTGCGCTCCGGGGCCGCGCGGACCGTCGTGGCCGCGGCCGACCCGCGGATCGTCTGGGAGGACGTCCCCGCCGGTCTGCGCGAGGCCCAGCACGTGGCCGACGCCGTCGCGGACTCCTCGGGCGTGCTGGACCTCCCCGCCGTCGTGCGGCTGAGGGACGTCCATCTGCGCGGGCTGATCCGGCTGCTGCGCGACGACCCGCATGTGCAGTCCTTCGCGGAGCGCGAGCTGGACGGGCTGCTGTGCGGGGCGGGGGAGGACCTGCTCACCGTCCTGCGGACCTATCTGGCCACCGGACGCAACAAGTCCCGTACCGCCCAGCTCCACCACGTCTCGCGACCGGCGCTCTACCGCCGGCTGGAGGCGATACAGACGCGGCTCGGTGTCGACCTCGACGATTTCGAACAGGCCGCATCCGTGCACATCGCGCTCCTCGCACACGACGCGCAACAGGGCTGAAACCTGCGACGACCTGGGAAAACGGCGGTGAAACATGGGCTCACGACAGGGTGACACCGTGGCACGCCCGACGCCCGCAGACGTGACACCGTGCAACTCAAAGCCGGCTTTCGGACTTCCTAGCCTTCTGGGGCGGGCGTCGGAAGTGCCCTCTGCCCCGCGGCGCCCGGCACGCACTCTCGCCGCGACGCCCGCCCCAGCACACCGAGCGACCGGAGGTCCCGATGAGCACAGTGATCCGTGCCGCCCTCTTCCAGACCGCCTGGACCGGCGACAAGGAATCGATGATCCAGGTGCACGAGCAGGCCGCCCGCGACGCGGCCGCGCAGGGTGCCCAAGTCCTGTGCTTCCAGGAGCTGTTCTACGGACCGTACTTCTGCCAGGTCCAGGACAAGGCGTTCTACGAGTACGCCGAGCGGATCCCCGACGGCCCGATCGTCCAGCGCTTCCAGGCGCTGGCCCGGGAACTGGGCATCGTCCTGATCCTGCCCATGTACGAGGAGGAGCAGCCCGGCGTCCTCTACAACACGGCGGCCGTGATCGACGCCGACGGCACCTACCTCGGCAAGTACCGCAAGCACCACATCCCCCAGGTCCCGGGCTTCTGGGAGAAGTTCTACTTCCGCCCCGGCAACAGCGGCTGGCCGGTCTTCGACACCAAGGTCGGCAGGATCGGTGTCTACATCTGCTACGACCGCCACTTCCCGGAGGGCTGGCGGGCGCTGGGGCTCGCGGGCGCCGAGATCGTCTTCAACCCCTCGGCCACCTCGCGCGGCCTGTCCGGCTACCTCTGGCAGCTGGAACAGCCGGCGGCGGCCGTCGCCAACGAGTACTTCGTCGGCGCGATCAACCGGGTCGGGGTCGAGGAGTACGGCGACAACGACTTCTACGGCACGACGTACTTCGTCGACCCGGAGGCCCAGTTCGTCGGCGAGGTGGCCAGCGACAAGGAGACCGAACTGGTCGTCCGCGACCTCGACCTCAACAAGCTCCGCGAAGTACGCGACCGCTGGCAGTTCTACCGCGACCGCCGTCCCGACGCGTACACCCCGCTGACCGCCCCGTAAGCGTCCTGGACCGCCGTCGGTTCTCAGGGGGTCTTGTGGATCCGGCCGGGGGCGCGGGGTCTGGCACGCACTCCCCCAGAGGGGGCACCCCCAGCCGCGTTGCCGTCGGTTGCCGACTCCCCCAGACACCCCCTGCACAGGGGCCGGACCGGCGGCATCGATCGACTCGTACGACACCAGGAGAGGGAACATGAGTAGCCGTACCGTCATCCGCGGTGGCCTCGTCATCACCGCGTCCGACGAGATCCACGCCGACGTCCTGATCGAAGACGGCCGGGTCGTCGCGCTCGCGGCCTCCGGCACCCCGACCGCCGAGGCCTGGACGGCGGAGCGCGTCATCGACGCCACCGGGAAGTACGTGATCCCGGGCGGCGTCGACGCCCACACCCACATGGAGCTGCCGTTCGGCGGCACCTTCGCCTCCGACACCTTCGAGACCGGCACCCGGGCCGCGGCCTGGGGCGGCACCACGACGATCGTCGACTTCGCGGTGCAGAGCGTCGGCCGCACCCTGCGCGAGGGCCTCGACGCCTGGCACGCCAAGGCCGAGGGCAACTGCGCGATCGACTACGCCTTCCACATGATCGTCGCCGACGTGAACGACGACACGCTCAAGGAGATGGACCTGCTGGTCGAGGAGGGCGTCACCTCCTTCAAGCAGTTCATGGCCTACCCCGGCGTCTTCTACAGCGACGACGGCCAGATCCTGCGCGCCATGCAGCGCTCCGCCGAGAACGGCGCGCTGGCCATGATGCACGCGGAGAACGGCATCGCCATCGACGTCCTGGTCGAACAGGCCCTGGCCCGCGGCGAGACCGATCCGCGCTACCACGGCGAGGTCCGCAAGTCGCTCCTGGAGGCCGAGGCCACCCACCGTGCGATCAAGCTCGCGCAGGTCGCGGGCGCCCCCCTGTACGTCGTGCACGTCTCGGCCATGGAGGCAGTGGCCGAGCTGGCGCGGGCCCGCGACGAGGGGCTGAACGTCTTCGGGGAGACCTGCCCGCAGTATCTGTTCCTGTCGACGGACAACATGGCCGAGCCCGACTTCGAGGGCTCCAAGTACGTGTGCAGTACGCCCCTGCGCCCGAAGGAGCACCAGGCCAAACTGTGGCGGGGCCTGAGGACCAACGACCTCCAGGTCGTCTCCACCGACCACTGCCCCTTCTGCTTCGTGGGCCAGAAGGACCTCGGCCGCGGCGACTTCTCCAAGATCCCCAACGGCCTGCCGGGCGTGGAGAACCGTATGGACCTGCTCCACCAGGCCGTCGTCGACGGGCACCTCACCCGCCGCCGCTGGATCGAGATCGCCTGCGCCGCCCCGGCCCGGATGTTCGGCATGTACCCGAAGAAGGGGACCATCGCCCCGGGCGCGGACGCCGACATCGTCATCTACGACCCGAACGCCGAGCAGGTGCTGTCCGTCGAGACCCACCACATGAACGTCGACTACTCGGCGTACGAGGGCAAACGCGTCACCGGCCGTGTCGAGACCGTCCTCTCGCGCGGCGAACTCGTCATCACCGAGCGGGAGTACACCGGACACGCCGGTCAAGGCGCGTACGTGTCCCGCTCCACCTGTCAGTACCTCATCTAGGAGTGGCGCCCATGGACTTCGGACTCGTGCTCCAGACCGACCCGCCGGCCTCCAAGGTCG
Proteins encoded in this region:
- the hydA gene encoding dihydropyrimidinase; protein product: MSSRTVIRGGLVITASDEIHADVLIEDGRVVALAASGTPTAEAWTAERVIDATGKYVIPGGVDAHTHMELPFGGTFASDTFETGTRAAAWGGTTTIVDFAVQSVGRTLREGLDAWHAKAEGNCAIDYAFHMIVADVNDDTLKEMDLLVEEGVTSFKQFMAYPGVFYSDDGQILRAMQRSAENGALAMMHAENGIAIDVLVEQALARGETDPRYHGEVRKSLLEAEATHRAIKLAQVAGAPLYVVHVSAMEAVAELARARDEGLNVFGETCPQYLFLSTDNMAEPDFEGSKYVCSTPLRPKEHQAKLWRGLRTNDLQVVSTDHCPFCFVGQKDLGRGDFSKIPNGLPGVENRMDLLHQAVVDGHLTRRRWIEIACAAPARMFGMYPKKGTIAPGADADIVIYDPNAEQVLSVETHHMNVDYSAYEGKRVTGRVETVLSRGELVITEREYTGHAGQGAYVSRSTCQYLI
- a CDS encoding PucR family transcriptional regulator, yielding MAAISEIWEPVEPVLSVRRVLTLERVLAGEPEVVAGAGQLDRPVRWVHVAEAPDVGVMLSGGEMVLTTGVLLAGDPGKQAEYIQSLHRSEAAAVVLGLGRAFPAPPDVMRRAAERCGLPMVVLHRPFPFAELTEEVQARLVRRKFAAVSMSEAVRTALTGLITAGAPLQRLLDEIAQHSACPVVVTNLAHRVLATAGERSAVDDVLRDWERIARQAGGSEGDGWIRAELGGRGERWGRIVLCGYRGDTATGRLLADRAAEALVLHRMLGGNSAHTWEEQSAQSLLTDLVSGVVPARQLLPRARAAGLPVNRRTFVPLVVRDADPAELDRVLRLVGLPGLVAELADGATAVLLSLARDQDAAVLTANFAARVRSGAARTVVAAADPRIVWEDVPAGLREAQHVADAVADSSGVLDLPAVVRLRDVHLRGLIRLLRDDPHVQSFAERELDGLLCGAGEDLLTVLRTYLATGRNKSRTAQLHHVSRPALYRRLEAIQTRLGVDLDDFEQAASVHIALLAHDAQQG
- a CDS encoding nitrilase-related carbon-nitrogen hydrolase is translated as MSTVIRAALFQTAWTGDKESMIQVHEQAARDAAAQGAQVLCFQELFYGPYFCQVQDKAFYEYAERIPDGPIVQRFQALARELGIVLILPMYEEEQPGVLYNTAAVIDADGTYLGKYRKHHIPQVPGFWEKFYFRPGNSGWPVFDTKVGRIGVYICYDRHFPEGWRALGLAGAEIVFNPSATSRGLSGYLWQLEQPAAAVANEYFVGAINRVGVEEYGDNDFYGTTYFVDPEAQFVGEVASDKETELVVRDLDLNKLREVRDRWQFYRDRRPDAYTPLTAP